The Medicago truncatula cultivar Jemalong A17 chromosome 4, MtrunA17r5.0-ANR, whole genome shotgun sequence genome includes a region encoding these proteins:
- the LOC11409798 gene encoding protein PELPK1: MAIFKSLITTLLLVVTISNMSLEARHLLQTTTQPNLPTIPTLPKPTTLPPLPSIPNMPQGNLPPLPTIPSMPKLTMPPLPSLPTNIPTIPSLNIPPLPAVTSLPNLPSIPTTFPSIPFFSPPPSTSSP, encoded by the coding sequence ATGGCAATATTCAAATCCTTGATCACAACTTTACTTCTAGTTGTGACAATATCAAACATGAGCCTAGAAGCTCGCCATCTTTTGCAAACTACCACACAACCAAATTTACCAACCATTCCCACTTTACCAAAACCAACAACATTACCACCTTTACCTTCAATTCCAAATATGCCTCAAGGAAATCTTCCTCCATTGCCTACTATCCCTTCTATGCCTAAACTCACTATGCCACCACTTCCAAGTCTTCCTACAAATATTCCAACAATTCCATCTCTCAACATTCCACCATTGCCAGCAGTCACTTCACTTCCAAACCTTCCTTCAATCCCAACCACTTTCCCCTCCATCCCATTTTTCTCCCCACCACCTTCAACCTCTAGTCCTTAA
- the LOC11409799 gene encoding uncharacterized protein — MEGGNRAEAERWLYTANKLLSARDLHGARSFAIRARESDPTFDASELLLAVIDTLLAGESRINDHHRDWYGILQILRYTTNIDHIANQYRRLALLLDPNRNPFAFSGHAFSLVHDAWSVLSNPAKKAMYDSDLRLLTTPPVPSQPQPQLAPQYQQPPQQPLQQPPQPTPRKNSRSRDSTGATATEPTLSRQNRNPSEAGETTRQTRIASAAETVGNISFWTLCPYCYVHYEYPKEYEDCTLRCQSCRRGFHAVVIRSPPVNEIDSSFCTWGFFPLGFSGDSKDLNGASSNWNPIAPLFPCTMKGSSNRKKNWVYYDEEATAAFIDISDPSDNDSDDGDWRGGAGKRRGVKSSGVSTSKKIRKDSGNASGRGAVGRPRRSATGAASGNEKNVGAVDDASAAASGVRADANTIKKAALGSSRRRGAGNLDLNVEFSNDVEEPSRGVRAREGNATGNAEDNIDGVGFFEGLDEFLSSLPILNPVGDDKVKGH; from the coding sequence aTGGAGGGTGGAAACAGAGCTGAAGCTGAACGGTGGCTTTACACCGCCAACAAACTCCTAAGCGCACGTGATCTGCACGGTGCACGCTCCTTCGCGATCCGTGCCCGAGAATCCGACCCAACCTTCGACGCCTCTGAGCTTCTCTTAGCTGTCATCGACACTCTCCTCGCCGGAGAATCACGGATCAATGATCACCACCGTGATTGGTACGGAATTCTTCAAATTCTCCGATACACCACCAACATCGACCACATCGCGAATCAGTATCGCCGACTTGCTCTCCTCCTTGACCCTAATCGTAACCCATTCGCTTTCTCCGGTCATGCTTTCTCCCTTGTTCATGATGCTTGGTCTGTTCTTTCAAATCCTGCTAAGAAAGCTATGTACGATAGTGATCTAAGGTTGCTCACTACACCACCGGTTCCGTCACAGCCTCAGCCACAACTGGCTCCTCAGTATCAACAACCTCCACAACAGCCACTGCAGCAGCCTCCACAGCCAACGCCGAGGAAAAACTCTAGATCGAGGGATAGCACTGGCGCCACCGCCACCGAGCCGACACTGTCTCGACAGAATCGGAACCCTAGCGAGGCAGGTGAGACGACTCGGCAGACGCGAATAGCGAGTGCTGCTGAAACGGTAGGTAACATAAGTTTTTGGACATTGTGCCCTTACTGTTACGTTCACTATGAGTATCCGAAGGAGTATGAAGATTGTACCTTACGGTGTCAGAGTTGTCGGAGGGGGTTTCATGCGGTTGTGATACGTTCACCGCCGGTGAATGAGATAGATTCTTCGTTTTGTACTTGGGGATTTTTTCCATTAGGGTTTTCTGGTGATTCTAAAGATTTGAATGGGGCTTCTTCCAATTGGAACCCTATTGCACCGTTGTTTCCGTGTACGATGAAAGGATCGTCTAATAGGAAAAAGAATTGGGTTTATTATGATGAAGAGGCAACTGCGGCGTTTATTGATATTTCTGATCCCAGTGATAATGATTCTGATGATGGGGATTGGAGAGGTGGTGCTGGTAAGAGGAGAGGGGTGAAGAGCTCAGGGGTTAGTACTAGTAAAAAGATTAGGAAAGATTCCGGTAATGCTAGTGGTAGGGGAGCTGTTGGGAGACCTAGGAGGAGTGCTACTGGTGCTGCATCTGGGAATGAGAAGAATGTTGGGGCTGTTGATGATGCTTCTGCCGCTGCCTCTGGTGTAAGGGCAGATGCCAATACCATTAAGAAAGCTGCACTGGGTAGTTCCAGGAGGAGGGGTGCTGGAAACTTGGATTTGAATGTGGAGTTCAGTAATGATGTGGAGGAGCCGTCCCGTGGAGTGCGTGCCCGTGAAGGGAATGCAACTGGCAATGCTGAGGATAATATTGATGGGGTTGGGTTTTTTGAGGGTCTTGATGAGTTCCTTAGTAGCTTACCCATTCTCAATCCGGTGGGAGATGATAAGGTTAAGGGTCATTAG